One window of Dechloromonas sp. ZY10 genomic DNA carries:
- a CDS encoding TrpB-like pyridoxal phosphate-dependent enzyme, producing MIPLRINLEQDEIPTHWYNVVADMPNPPAPPLGPDGQPVPPEAMGAIFPDPILEQEMSAQRWIEIPEPVRQIYAQWRPAPLCRALRLEQALGTPAKIFFKYEGVSPAGSHKPNSAVPQAYYNKLAGTKRLTTETGAGQWGSSISYAGQMFGLPVRVYMVKVSYGQKPFRRSMMQTWGAEVFASPTNLTNAGRAALAADPDCQGSLGLAISEAVEEAAADPGTCYTLGSVLNHVLLHQTVIGLEAKKQFEKIGLYPDVIFGPCGGGSSFGGIAFPFLADKAAGDKRAANLRCVAVEPTSCPTLTKGAYTYDYGDASGYTPIMKMYTLGHDFMPPGIHAGGLRYHGDSPLVSQLFHEKLLEAVAVPQVATFEAGVQFARAEGIIPAPESCHAIRAAIDEALRCKATGEAKTILFCLTGHGHFDMASYDKFFSGQLEDYEYPQEAIAESLKHLPKVG from the coding sequence GTGATTCCGCTACGCATCAACCTCGAACAGGACGAAATTCCGACCCACTGGTACAACGTCGTAGCCGACATGCCCAACCCACCGGCACCGCCGCTCGGGCCGGATGGTCAGCCAGTGCCGCCGGAGGCGATGGGGGCGATCTTTCCCGATCCGATTCTGGAACAGGAAATGTCGGCGCAACGCTGGATCGAGATTCCCGAGCCGGTCCGTCAGATTTATGCTCAGTGGCGCCCGGCACCGCTTTGCCGAGCGCTGCGCCTGGAGCAGGCGCTCGGCACTCCGGCCAAAATCTTCTTCAAGTATGAAGGCGTTTCTCCGGCCGGTTCGCACAAACCGAACTCCGCCGTGCCGCAGGCGTATTACAACAAGCTCGCCGGAACCAAGCGCCTGACCACCGAAACTGGCGCTGGCCAGTGGGGCTCGTCGATTTCCTATGCCGGCCAGATGTTCGGTCTGCCGGTGCGGGTGTATATGGTCAAGGTCAGCTACGGCCAGAAGCCCTTCCGTCGCTCGATGATGCAGACCTGGGGGGCCGAGGTTTTTGCTTCCCCGACCAATCTGACCAATGCCGGTCGCGCTGCGCTGGCCGCCGATCCGGACTGCCAGGGCTCGCTTGGCCTGGCGATTTCCGAGGCAGTCGAGGAGGCGGCAGCCGATCCCGGCACCTGTTACACCCTGGGTTCGGTGCTCAACCACGTGCTGCTGCACCAGACGGTGATTGGTCTGGAAGCCAAGAAGCAGTTCGAGAAAATCGGCCTCTACCCGGACGTGATCTTCGGGCCCTGCGGCGGCGGTTCCAGCTTTGGCGGCATTGCCTTCCCCTTCCTCGCCGACAAGGCTGCTGGCGACAAGCGTGCTGCGAATCTGCGCTGCGTTGCGGTCGAGCCGACCTCCTGCCCGACGCTGACCAAGGGCGCTTACACCTATGACTATGGCGATGCCTCCGGTTATACGCCGATCATGAAGATGTACACCCTGGGCCACGATTTCATGCCGCCCGGCATCCACGCCGGTGGCTTGCGCTACCACGGCGATTCGCCGCTGGTGTCGCAGCTCTTCCATGAAAAGCTGCTGGAGGCCGTTGCCGTACCGCAGGTTGCGACCTTTGAGGCCGGTGTCCAGTTTGCCCGCGCCGAAGGCATCATCCCGGCGCCAGAGTCCTGCCACGCGATCCGTGCCGCGATCGACGAAGCCTTGCGTTGCAAGGCGACTGGCGAAGCCAAGACCATCCTCTTCTGCCTGACCGGCCATGGCCATTTCGATATGGCGTCCTACGACAAGTTCTTCTCCGGCCAGCTGGAGGATTACGAGTATCCGCAGGAAGCGATTGCCGAGTCGCTGAAGCATTTGCCGAAAGTCGGCTGA